The Colletotrichum destructivum chromosome 8, complete sequence genome includes the window ctttagacgtCTTTTAAACTACCTAATATGTTTATACATTATATTTAGTCTTTTTATAATTGCTACATTATTACCTACGCATTTTACCTCTCTTTATATAAGCCCCCTTCTAATGCATATTTTTGCCTCTAGCATTAATAACACCAATCTCTACTTAAATTACCTCTActttagctgcattaaggGACCCtttaagatgtagttaggtttttttagccctcTAATGCTTGCTTAGTATTttatttgctatataaagcctatagcatttagctttaataaaagcTAGTTTATatgctaacttactaatacctttagcctataagttaactactttatataaataggttagtaagctatattaattactagtaattcTTTTtttaagtaatataaagctttatatagtattatatactatagttagtatTTTTAGGTTTTAAAAGCTTTAGCTACTTAAGCATAAGTtaaatagtattagcatctttagcttaaaatctaagtaggaaataactacttttaggTTAAAAGAGATAAAGCTAGCCTATTTAAAGCTAGCTTATATGTTttttttacttattaaagtaaaaaaggctaccttaaaggtagaaaagaagttatacttagtaatatatataatttatatttatattatttTTTTCAATTTCCTTACTATATAATGCCTTTAGTAGACTAAAGTAgttaatattaagaggctaaagcttatataataaatagagaggtatataaaaagcaATAATACTATATTCTTTATAGTAgttattaaacttagtagacttatagctattatagctATAAAGGATTAAAAGCTGCTTAataccttttatataagattttatatactttttaaaatgctgtAGCTAATCTAAGCTAATCTTATTTATAGTTTATTTATTTTTGCTAGAGTAGATACGCTATTAAGGTAGAAATTAGCTACTAATATACTATAAGAGGAAGTAAtatttacttttaataataatatatagaTGTAGCACttagctatttatatatacGCCTTAAATAATAGAAGCTTATTTACaattactaagctgctttatataaagctttttATAGCAATTAGAGGTTGTaataacctttatatataatagcatttctattaagaagcctattttattaaaattatagataTAATTATTATagattttatactttataattatattttatataaaagtaAATTAAGCTTATATAATTGCAGAATCTTTAGCTAATACCCTCTGATAGTTAATTCTATATTAAAAATACATttttagttgtagttaacgttatataaagttctctacctattagggTTAATATGCATTATATTACGTTTATTAAAGAGGCAATTAGCTAtatcttatatattattaagtTATAGTAAaaatccttaattaattaagttaataacttatttaagaattactatttcttttagcttagttatctttattaattttaattGCATTTCTTATTATAGTAGTTCTCTAATGCATTAGTAGTTAAAGGTTAAAAATAGGATCTTATAGATAGAGgctgctttttatatagATAGTTTTAGGTCTTTATTAATAGCTTTAAGTATAAGAATAATGCAGCTTTTATTTAAGGAGGATTTTATAGTTGTGTGTAGAGGAAAGTTGTTATAAGAAGGAAAGgtaagaaagaaagagaaagtAATCTGCTTACTATACATATACGTTAGTTAAAGTTATttttattaaatttagttaTCTTTTAAGTTATATAATGCATTTAATGCATTTATATTAACGTGTTATTTAAGAGACCTTATAGGTTAAGGTAGCCTTTTGTATAGACATTTTTAGGTATTTTTAATTGCTTAAAGGGTAAGGGTAATACAGCATTTAATTAAAGAGGATTATATATTTGTATATAAAGGATAGTTAGTATAAAAGTAAAAGAGGtaaaaaggaagaaaagtagcttgcttactatataagCTTGCTTGCTATATATATACGTTATATATACATTAGTTAATTTATAAAAACAGTTAGAAAGTAGAAGAAGATAGACTACTTATTTAAATAAGCTACTAATTAGATataacgtacatgcatagtAAGTCGGCTATTATAGTGAGTCAGCCACCTCCTCCTACCCTCCAGCTATTTATGTAAGTTAATTAAGTAGCATTATAcaaaattaattaaaactacttattatcctcttctttagaggtctCTTAAACTACCTAACATGTTTGTACATTATGTCTAGTCTTTCTGCAATTGCTACATTGCTAACCGCGCAATTCACCCCCCTCTATATAAGCCCCCTCCTAATGCGTATTTTTGCCTGCAGCATTAAcaacccccttctctaccTAGATTGCTTCTGctttagctgcattaaggGACCCTCTAAGATGcagttaggtttttttagccctcTAATGCTTGcttagtatcttatttgctatataaagcttatagcatttagctttaataagagcTAGTTTGTGTGCTAACTTGCTAATACTTTTAGcctataagttaactactttatataaataggttagtaagctatattaataactagtaatccttttcttaagtaatgcaaagctttatatagcgTTATATGCTGTAGTTAGTGTCTTTAGGTCTTAGGAGCCCTAGCTGCTTAGGCGTAAGTTAGATAGTgttagcatctttagcttaaaatctaagtaGGAAATAACTACTTCTAGGTTAAAAGGGATAAGGCTAGCCTATctaaagctagcttatatgttttctttacctattaaaGTAGAAAAGGCTACCTTAAAGGCAAGaaagaagttatctttagtaatatgcGTAATCTATATCTACattattttcttaatttcTTTGCTGTATAATGCCTTTAGTAGACTAAAGCAGCTAAcattaagaggctaaagcttgTATAATAAATAGGGAGGCATATAAAAAGCAATAATGCTgtatttcttatagtaattattaaacttagtagacttatagctattgtagctattaaggattaGGAGCTGCTTAACaccctttatataagactttatgcactttttaaaatgctatAGCTAATTTAGGCTAATTTTATTTATAGTCTATTTATTTTTGCTAGAGTAGATGCGCTATTAGGGtaggaattagctattagtatactataagaggaggtaatatttgCCTTTAATAATAATGTATAAAGGTAGTACCtagctatctatatatacaccttaaataatagaaacctatttgCAATTactaggctgctttatataaagccttttaCAGCAATTAGAGGTTGTAACAACTTTTGCGTGTAACAGCATtcctattaagaagcctatcttattaaaattgtagatattattattatagattttatactttacaattatattttatataaaggcAAACTAAGCCTATATAATTATAGGATCTTTAGCTAATgccctctaatagttaattctaCATTAAAAACGCAtctttagttgtagttagcgttatataaagttctctacctattagggTCTAATATGCGTTGTATTGCGTTTATTAAGGAGGTAATTAGCTATATCTTATATGTCGTTAAGTTGCAGTAGaaatccttaattaattaggttaataacttatttaagaattactatttcttctagcttagttatctttattaattttaattGCGTTTCTTATTATAGTAGTTATCTGACGCGTTAGTCCTAAAGTGTTGTTTTTAGGATATTGTAGATAGTAGCTGCTTTTTGTACAGAAAGATTTAGGTCTTTATTAATAGCTTAAAGTGTAAGTATAATGCAGCTTTCTTTTAAGGAGGATTCTATAGTTGTACGTAAAGGAAACTTAGTATAAAGAGGAAAGGTGTAGAAGTAAAGAGGAGTAGCCGACTTACTATAATGGCTGACTCACTATGTATGTACgttatatatatatttatTTCTATAAAAGTTAATAAAGGTATAGTAGGAAGCATACTTTAATATACTTCTTATATTAAATATTAAAAGTAAATAATATACGTACTAGTTACTATATTTATTAGGGTTTAAAATATTTATAACATAAGTTAACTTCTACTACTAGTAGATAGGGCTGCCTTTTAAGCTAAGTATAAGATATATATTAATACTTACTATACTAGTATAAGTAGCTAACTAAATAGTTTTAAGACTAATTTTACTCCTCCTACGAATCCTCTCGCCAAAGAACACGAGTGCCCAAGGGATAATAGCTAGTCCAGCTGCAATGCTGCCGAGGAGCGAACCTGCGTGTTTCTCTCCAAGATTCCGAAACAAGGCGCCGGTGACGAGTGGGAAAACCCCGCCGAGTATGTTCCGGCAACACGACTGCGCAGCGAGTGCGGAGGACGCGTAAATGTGGTAAACATCAGCAAAATAGTTAAAGGTGGCCAAATACACCGAGTAAATACCCCAGGTTGCCAGGCCGACACCGAAAGCTGGAGCAACCCAATGGAACCTTTGGTTCGCAGTAAAGCCGAAAATGAATAGCCCGACTGGTAATAAGACCGCGGTGATGCAGGTGAAATATAGTCGCGATTCGGGCGCCTCGACAGGGAACCAATGCCTCATGAACAGCCAAAAGCGAGACGGCTCATTGAGAGGGCTGTCGGCCCGCCACTGGGGCAGTCGAAGCAGTTTGTCTTGAAAAACGCCGACGGTAGTAGCCACCACAGATCCAACTATCATGGCAATGAAGAAATACCCCGACTGTTCAATGTCCATGCCTCTTGTACGTGACAGCACCAAAGGAATGCTCCCGAACGTACAGTAGAGGACAGCCCACGCAAAGGCGCACcagacggagaagaagaagacgacgggcTCCGTGAACAGCAAGTGAAACGGGcgcgagacggagacggaaACGAGCTTTACCAGAGACGCTTGTTTCTCATCATCTTTCACTAGCCACCGCAGTCTCTTGGGTCTGCACGGCGCGGGACATGACCAACTTGAGCCGCAAGCTGAACCATGGTTTGCCGACCCAGAGTAAGAGCACCATCGGATGTCGCCTGACTCTGAAGTCGTGTCTGTGTCCCCGCTGGTCTCCTCCATGTCTTCAGGCCACATTGTATAGTAACCCGAGTCTTCGCTTGCCTGATACCAGTCGTTCAGATCCTTGGCCTTTCTTGACAGGATCACCGACCCCCGGCTCTCTTCGAAGAGGACAGCAAGAGCAACAACAAGTACAGTGTCGATGATAACCTGATGCCAGAAGATCCATTTCCAGGCCATCGTCCCATTTTCGACACCCATGCGCTTCACCACAAGAGACGCCACTAAGGGGCCGGCCCCTGTGCCCGCAAGCACCGCACCGCTGAAGAGGGCCATAGGCGTATTTCTCTGCTCCTTTGGCCACAGGTCTGCGATGACACCGCCGATTACGGAGCTGAAGACggagccgccgacgccaacaagAAATCTCGCGATGAGCATGACAGCCAGGGTTGGTGCAACGGAGCAGACGGCCTGAAAGGCCACATAAACTACCCCAGAAACGACGAAAACCGGATATCGGCCATATATTTCTGATAATGGCGCCAGGACCATGGGCGAGAGAGCGAACCCAACGCAGAAGGTTGTTATTCCCACCAAGACCAAAAGCTGGGAAGTACCAAGGTCACTGGCCATGATATACGACGGCGGGGAGTACGAGCCGGCTGTATAAGCAGTGAGGAAGGTGGCGATACACGAAAGCGCCAGCATCAAGGATTTGCGCGAGCGAGGCCATTGCAGAGGAGATGTGTATTTGGACAGGTCCGGGACCGTCGGCTTTGTTGATGATCCGGCTGCGCCATGAAATATAATGTCTGCCGGTTCGGGAAGGAGCGTATCGAAGCTCAAATATCGATATGTGATGGCACTATTGTTCTCAAGAGGGGGCACAACCCCGACAAGCTTGGGGCAGCCACATGGAATCGAGAAGAGGTCGGTTGTCCGGGGCGTCTTTTCAGTATCCCTGCCCACGTTTGCCATGACTGATATACAAGGGCAGACGATTGGGAAGTTCGAGAACGTGATGAGATCTCAAAATTTGCAGGCCGAGTGCGGATTGAAGTCGATGCAGGATCCATGGCCTCCACCTCACGGGTGGGTAAAGAAGAGTGAGTGAACAGAAGTAAACGAGCATTATGGAGGCTTGTAATGAGAGAGCTGTCTATAAATAAGCGTGACCCCAAGAGCAGTGTGTAAGTAAAAGAGGAAGATCGGTACAAGGGCCGGATTTGCGAACGGGAATAACGATGTTGGATGCAGGACCCATGGCGGTTGCATTTGCAGCGGCTGTGCCCTGTTGCAGGGGCACTGCGGGTTTAGATGCGATACGATGCCAGAAGATCGCAAGATCAAACGCAAGGGCGGGTCTGGTCACAAGACGTAGACGAGGGCATCGATGCCCCATCTCATGGACTGCGATATCTCTAAGCGTCTCATCTCATAGTGCATTTCGACGACGGAGATCTTGAAGAAACAGGGGGCAACGTGTGATTCCCGAAGATGTGCGTGGAGACATGTGGAAATACCGCCAGATCTCGAACTGTTCGCCCCCACTGGCAACTGACAGCGTGCTAGTGCATTCCCTAGCTAACAGCGCCAACCAGTTTACGGCGTTAGTTAAGCTCGCCTGGAGTTCCTCATCGTGTCTCGTGACAGTTCTCACTGTATTTCCAGCGAATCAGTCGCCAGAAAGGCTGCTTCCCATAAACGTCGGTAAGTACTTACGGAGCTCTGAGAGTCTATGATGGATGAACAACGGCCAGTCTCGCAAGTGATGTGCGCCAACTTGGTGTATTTCGACCAAAGCGTGCCGGGTTACCCTCTCACGTGCAAAGTTGCCAAGGTTTACAACAACCAATCAAGCCCCAAGCATAGCAGGCAGGGCCTTGTATGAATCATGTCGCACATGCTCAGGGGCCGCGCTGGCATCAAGTTCATTGCCGTTCAATTCCCGTGAAGCCCTTGACCGCTATTCAACCGCCATACAACCAAGCTGATGACATCCCAGGTCTCGCGGGTGCTTGGGTGGTCCTTCATTCATCAGAACTGCTACCGACGCGATGCGGCGAGAGACACTCAACGGACCGAGCACAGGCCAGCTCAGAGCCAATTGTGTAGCTCCACACAACGATTCAAGTAAATCCTGAGTCCTGCTTCCATTTTTTGCTCATTCCTCAGTCTATTCGTCTCATTCAACCTTTCCCTCTCGAGCATTTCTTTTCCAGGCCAACTCAACCTCGTTAATCGTGCTGTGACTGGCCAAAGTGCGGACCGGCGGGAAGCTCGGCAATGACCTGTGTTGGATATATATCGTGCGCGGTGGGCCGGCTGCGGATATCGCCAGCAGGCATGTAGTTTGCCGTCGGGTGTTGCTGAGATATACCAAGCTCCGGATGCGCGATATCGGATGGCTGGGAGATACCTCTGTTGCCGACATTGCCGCTGTTCTCATGGTGTTGCTGCCGCTCACTGGAGGAGCCTCCCTTCTCGATAATGGTATCAACGCCGATAGAATTATGAGTCTCGTCGTGAACGATTCGTCTGCGGCGCACAAAGGCATGAATGACAGCAAccacgaagacgaagagcagGAGGCCACCGACAGTGCCAGCGATGATGGCAATAAGAGTATTGACCGGAACTGAGACCTGGGCCGCCGCGGGGGCGGAATCAGTCGACGTGGGCAGCGAGGTGATCTGCGTCGAAGAAGTCACCAATGTTATAGTGGCAGACGATGGCATGACGGGGAGCATGGACGAGGCAGTGACGGTGGCCGTGTCCGTAGTTAGCGACGACGAAATTGTGGTCAAGCTTGCCGTCTGGGTTGACTCGGCGGCAGTGATTGTCACTAAGATGTAGTGTCAGTAGAGATGGCCATTCGGAGTTGGATTTCGAAGAGGCAACGGCAGACTCACCAGTAGCTGTCTTGACGCGAGAGACGCGAGGGACGCGAGATATGACTGGACCTCCCGTCTCATAAGTTCCACCATCGTGGGAGAAGCGAACAACGGCGTAGGAAACGGGGAATccaccgtcgtcatcgccgttgtcgctgtcgtcgtaCTGAACGACATGGTGCTGCATGATCACGACTGACAAAGGGATAAGGCTGGGGGTAGGTTTGGAATAGTGAGAAACGAGGCAGGAGCCCAGGTGTCAAGCCGCTGTTGATGTTTGGAAATGCCGGCCTGCCCTGACAATGATGAGGCGTGGTTCAATTCTTAGGCCATGAGAAAGCTCGGCCCAGGCGAGAGGGCGGTGTCTGCAAGAAGAAGCGACAGCCAGCCAAGCTGGGCGATTGCCAACCCAAAATGTAGAGCAACGGGGGAGGCTGGGGAGTTTACGTAGAAAACAGGTAAGAGAAGGAAGTCTGGGTAAGGTCGAGAAGAGACGAGGACCAGGGAGATGGACGAGTAAGAAAAATAGAGAGAGGTATGAAGATGAGCAAGTCACAAGTGAGGCTTGGGCAGGAAGTAAACAGCCAAGGAGGGAGCAAAGTACGTCGATGTCGGATGAAAAACCACGACTTAAGGCAGGCACGATTCGGGAAGCAGGAGCATAGCGATCGTAACTTCCACGGCAGGTTCCTGTTTCCCCCctgtcttcttcgtcccGGGTAAACACTGACAATGTACACAAGCAGTACGTTGTATTGTTCTACAAGGATATTTTGACGGTCTGGAGGAGTTTTTCTGTTACACATACCTATATGTATATGCATAGGTTATGGAGAATATCACACCGAAAGCCCCCTACCATTCCGCTTCATAGCAATGCTCACCTGCTCCAGCCGGCCCTTGCTCTCCGTCAAGCTGATCGGGAAGAGCAAACTCGGAGTAATCTTTTGCTTCGTTACATTGACCAAGGTCAACTACTCGCCAAGGTATTCAACATAGAGGCTGAAATACTCTTGGCCGATTTCCCCCTTTCATGAGCGAACTCATCACTGGCTCTCTGTCCCAGTTCCAAACACCTTCACGTCACCTATCCCGAATAGTTGCATACGATTTCGAGCACAAACCGCAGCAAGACTCACTCACTCGACTTCCATGAGGCTTTACTGGTGATGAGTTAGGTTTTCTCTTCGCCTACCAGGAAGCTCGTGGCCTGCCCCGAAGGATGTTTGAGTTGGTCCAATCACAGACGAACGTAACGATGTTGGTCGGCCTGGCAGGTCTCCTGCGACAAGTCCCCTTGTCCTTCTATCGCAATATCAGTCTCAGTTGACGCCCTTTACTTCCCGTGAGATACGTCTGGTTTTGGCTGACTTAATACCCCGAGACTGTTGAACGTGTCTCGTGCAAGACCAGTCAGTGCTGATAGTGCAGCTCTCTGCCACTCAGAACTACTAGACCCCGTCCATCTGCAGACAGCACTTCCTAATCACCTGCCCTTGGGAACCGCTCGAGAACAACTCGATTGATTGTCTCTGGCATATAGACACGTGTGACAAGAAACGCCTGTCGAACCTTGCCTACGTCTTCTTTCGGACGGCGCAACTATCTTTGAACCCCAAAACCGACTCAATGGAGCTTTTCAACCTCGACTCCTTGTTGCACTTGGCCAGATCTTATCCCTCTCTTGTTTCTTCGTCAGCTTCGAAGGGCATGCCGGCAAACCGAGCTTGACTCGTGCAAATGGCGCAATCAATTCTGGTTACAGGCTCAGCAAGACTTGCCAGTGTTCCCCGGCCCTCTTGCGCAGCGCTATTCCGGTCGGTAACATTCTATTCCTGTCCGCTGTATGCATGTCAAAGCAGCTTTTACATGACAAAGAGGCACAGTAACTACTCGAAGACGAGCACAGGACAGCGTCTTGACCACAGGCCTTGCATCAGTCTCGACGTCACGCTGTTTGAACACCTGTCCCGTTTCTCCTTCATCCCCACGCTGCCTTGGATCATCTTTACAGGCCAACCTGCTCGTGAATGGAGACACGGCTTCCACTGTTTCTACACCTTAACCAATTCTGGTACCGACTGCTCCTCGATCCCATCACAGAGTAGTTGTCGTCATGAGAAAATCTAATTATTCGGTATCCCATCGAAAACCATCATGGATACGTCTCTTCGCATTCTCGAAGCTCCATCACCTCCCAACCCTCGTTGCCGGCATTTTTGCAGCCTGTATCTGTGCTGCTTTACGAACAGCGTTTGCCGTGGTCATCGGCCAGATGTTCCAGATCATTTCGAACTACGGCAGTGAAGTGTCCGGCTCGTCAAACACCATCACCCAAGCCTCGCAGTTGAGTATTACCATCTGCTGCCTCTGGGCTGGAATTCTTGTAGGCAACGCCGTTGTCTTATCTAGCTGGGTATTATTCGGGGAACTCCAAGCAAAAAGCGCGCGGACGAGTGTGTTTTCAAGGCTACTCGCTCACGAAATGAGCTGGTAGGATAAGCGGACGGACGGAATTACCGGCCTCCTAGTAATAACCGAAGCGTGAGCCATCCATTTCTAGCCCCTTGGCTTTCTCCCTCTAACCCGCAAAGGCAAATACGGGAACTCCAGACAGCAACGTCCCAGGTCTTTGGGTTCCTTGTGGTCGACATTGCTACCTCGATTGCATCACTCGCCCTGGCCTTGAGTGTCACCTGGAAGTTGACACTCGTACTCGTTGCTTCGGTCCCattcgccgccgtcgctctATCATTGACCAGTCGGGGACTCCATCCTGCAATTATGCAGCAAAAAGAACATCTTGCCGATGCTTCCAAGCTAGTTCACGCCTGCGTCACAGGAATCAACCTAGTCAAGGTGTTTCACGGTTTCAGCCAGGAGATGCGGATATACAGCAAGTTCACAGATGCCTCTATGGAACTGTACCTGGTGCAAGCCCGCTGCAACGCCATTCAGATGTCTGTGACTGGGGTCTGAGTAGATCTACCCAACTCTGACAGCTCTAGAGGCAATCTACAATGTGCTCCCACAATGGCTTGTGCTCGCCAAAGGCATGTCTGCGGGCCAAACACTCATGCAGATGATGGAAGGGCCATTGGCCGAGGGCCCGCAGGGAAAGTCTGCAGGCGTTTTCGGCCCTGGATTTTGCGTTGGCGAGGTCCAAGTGAAGCAAGTGAGTAACCCTCAGACTACTAGGATCTGGCGTGCTGACATCGTCAGGTGAGCTTCGCATATCCCTCTGAACCAGCCCAGCTGGTTCTGAAGAGTTCGTCATTCCACTTCCCTGCCGGCGAGACGCGATTCGTCCTGGGGAGTAGCGGTTCTGGAAAGAGTACGTTGGGTAGTCTCCTGGTCAACTTTTACGAGCCCTTACTGGGCGAGATATTTATCGATGGACGGCCACTTGAGGCACTGGACAAGGAGTGGCTGCGGAAGAACCTAACTCTCGTCCAGCAAGATAGCATGGTATTCAACAATACCTTGCTCTGGAACATTACCCTAGACCAACAAGTAACAACGGACGATGTCAAAGCGGCTTGCGACATGTGACTTCTACAGTCCACCCTCACATCACTCCCCTTCGGGATAGAGACCAGGATTGGCCCAGCTGGACACGGAATGAGCGGCGGGCAGGTACAAAGACTTGCTCTCGCAAGGGCAATACTGCGAACCCCCCCGATTCTGATATTGGATGAAATCATGAGTGGGTTGGACCAAGCAAGCAAGCTATTGGTTATGGACGCAGTCCGGGCTTGGCGAAGAGGCAAGACGACAATCAAAATCACGCATGACGTCTCTCAAATTGGGAAAGACGACTACGTGTATGTTATGGATCGTGGTCGTGTCATTCAAGAAGGCACCCGTGATGGTATATCCAAAGATCTCGATGGCCAGTTTGCAAGTCTCATCGCTTGCTCAGACGAAGCTGGCGGACAACAAAGAGCAGACGAAGATGTTTGTGGCAACCCCCCCAGCTTTTGCTCACTCGACTCACTTGTCGACCAAACAGCCAACGCAATGCTACATCAGTCACGCTCGGGTGAAGGACGTCGAATCTCATTGGGGGTTTCGCCCGGAGCAGCCCTCCTTTCGACAGACATTTGGGCGCAGAGCAAAGACTGCCAGAACACTGGCTATAGAACTGAGGAGCCGGCCTTTCAGCACATAAGTCAAGGTGGGTTACAATCAAATCAGGTACCCGAGCCCCATGAGTCTTGGGGAAGGACAGGTCTCGAAGCCATCCAGGCCGCAGGGCGTATCGTACAGAGCACCAGGCAAAACAAACCTACACGCCGTCGGTGGCAGGTTGGTGGCCACGTGGACGAGAGAGTCAATACGTGCAAGCTAGAGGAGAAGAAACCGATGAACGAACCGCCATATCTCGTCACCAAGTCTACATGGGCTGTCATCCAGACCGTGTGGCCCAACTTGGCTAGCGAGAACGGAACCAGGCTCGTTATGGGCTTGGTGTTCTGCTCTGTCGCTAGTGAATGTACGCCTGTGTCATCGTTCTGCTTCGCTCAACTCCTTACTGTATTCTGGGCGACTGGAGGTCGATTTACCGCCGGCCAAGAATGGGCCGTCTGTCTCATGCTGGTTGCTGTCCTCAGTGGTGTATCTGTGTTCCTTGGACGATATTTCATGGAGCATGTTGGCCAGGCTTGGGCAAATACCCTTCGTTTGGAAGGGATGAAGCGTACTCTTCAACAACAAAGGCTATGGTTTGACGAGCCCGATAACTCGACAAGGCAAATTGTTGAGACGGTAGACACGCGTAAGAGATGAGGAACTTGGTGTCACGGTTTGTGCCCATCTTTCTCATGATTGTCGTCATAGTCACCATATCGACAATATGGGCTCTGTTCATCTCATGGAAACTCACACTGGTCGCCCTGTCAAGCTTCCCGTCGTAATGGCTGCCCTTACGGCTCTCTAGGTTGTCGGCACCAAGTGGGAGGCGGCCTGCAATCGAGAGGCAGCAGAGACGGCGTCTATCACGCATGAGGCGCTCATCAACATCCAGGTCACTAGAGCTTTTACACTTGAAAAATATTTCTGCGCGCGGCATGCGCAGTCAGCAAAATCAACATACGGACTCGGGCTGCAGAGGGGACTATTCTTGGGGCCACTCTTTGGCTTCAGCCAGTCCATCGACTTCTTCATAGTTGCACTCGTTGGCCGGTACGGGATGTACTTGGCAGCGCAAGAACTCGAGATGTCAGCCAACAATCTCCAGCAAGTTGCGAACCTGCTCCTCTTCTGTGTTGGCCAGACGGCCGCTTTGATGGGAATGATCCCCCAAGTATCGGCATCGCAAGCCGCCGCAACTCGCGTGCTCTTTCTCGCGACGCTCACAGATCAAATCAACAAGGAGCAGCTCTGCTTGCACATCTCCTATGTGCCGCAGACCCCATTCCTTTTCCCTGCAACGATAGCAGAGAATATCGCCTACGGACTGCCAGAAACTTCGCCTTGGCGCCAAAGCACCAACTTGATAAGGGCTGCCCGAGAGGCGGGAATCCATGAGTTCATCACATCCCTTTCGCAAGGCTATGATACGCTCGTCGGAGACGGTGGCCAGAGTCTCTCGGGAGGAGAGTCACAACGAGTATGCATAGCGAGGGCACTGGCAGCACGACCGCGGCTCATGATAC containing:
- a CDS encoding Putative Type 1 protein exporter, with protein sequence MRKSNYSVSHRKPSWIRLFAFSKLHHLPTLVAGIFAACICAALRTAFAVVIGQMFQIISNYGSEVSGSSNTITQASQLSITICCLWAGILVGNAVVLSSWVLFGELQAKSARTSVFSRLLAHEMSWQIRELQTATSQVFGFLVVDIATSIASLALALSVTWKLTLVLVASVPFAAVALSLTSRGLHPAIMQQKEHLADASKLVHACVTGINLVKVFHGFSQEMRIYSKFTDASMELYLVQARCNAIQMSAIYNVLPQWLVLAKGMSAGQTLMQMMEGPLAEGPQGKSAGVFGPGFCVGEVQVKQVSFAYPSEPAQLVLKSSSFHFPAGETRFVLGSSGSGKSTLGSLLVNFYEPLLGEIFIDGRPLEALDKEWLRKNLTLVQQDSMSTLTSLPFGIETRIGPAGHGMSGGQVQRLALARAILRTPPILILDEIMSGLDQASKLLVMDAVRAWRRGKTTIKITHDVSQIGKDDYVYVMDRGRVIQEGTRDGISKDLDGQFASLIACSDEAGGQQRADEDVCGNPPSFCSLDSLVDQTANAMLHQSRSGEGRRISLGVSPGAALLSTDIWAQSKDCQNTGYRTEEPAFQHISQGGLQSNQVPEPHESWGRTGLEAIQAAGRIVQSTRQNKPTRRRWQVGGHVDERVNTCKLEEKKPMNEPPYLVTKSTWAVIQTVWPNLASENGTRLVMGLVFCSVASECTPVSSFCFAQLLTVFWATGGRFTAGQEWAVCLMLVAVLSGVSVFLGRYFMEHVGQAWANTLRLEGMKRTLQQQRLWFDEPDNSTRQIVETVVGTKWEAACNREAAETASITHEALINIQVTRAFTLEKYFCARHAQSAKSTYGLGLQRGLFLGPLFGFSQSIDFFIVALVGRYGMYLAAQELEMSANNLQQVANLLLFCVGQTAALMGMIPQVSASQAAATRVLFLATLTDQINKEQLCLHISYVPQTPFLFPATIAENIAYGLPETSPWRQSTNLIRAAREAGIHEFITSLSQGYDTLVGDGGQSLSGGESQRVCIARALAARPRLMILDEPTSALDSASADLIRRTIIDMLASAEDCEMSVVVATHCREMTRIAQRIVVLEAGRVVGEGTFHELQSHNRVFSTLENREL
- a CDS encoding Putative major facilitator superfamily, MFS transporter superfamily, giving the protein MANVGRDTEKTPRTTDLFSIPCGCPKLVGVVPPLENNSAITYRYLSFDTLLPEPADIIFHGAAGSSTKPTVPDLSKYTSPLQWPRSRKSLMLALSCIATFLTAYTAGSYSPPSYIMASDLGTSQLLVLVGITTFCVGFALSPMVLAPLSEIYGRYPVFVVSGVVYVAFQAVCSVAPTLAVMLIARFLVGVGGSVFSSVIGGVIADLWPKEQRNTPMALFSGAVLAGTGAGPLVASLVVKRMGVENGTMAWKWIFWHQVIIDTVLVVALAVLFEESRGSVILSRKAKDLNDWYQASEDSGYYTMWPEDMEETSGDTDTTSESGDIRWCSYSGSANHGSACGSSWSCPAPCRPKRLRWLVKDDEKQASLVKLVSVSVSRPFHLLFTEPVVFFFSVWCAFAWAVLYCTFGSIPLVLSRTRGMDIEQSGYFFIAMIVGSVVATTVGVFQDKLLRLPQWRADSPLNEPSRFWLFMRHWFPVEAPESRLYFTCITAVLLPVGLFIFGFTANQRFHWVAPAFGVGLATWGIYSVYLATFNYFADVYHIYASSALAAQSCCRNILGGVFPLVTGALFRNLGEKHAGSLLGSIAAGLAIIPWALVFFGERIRRRSKISLKTI